One segment of Chlorocebus sabaeus isolate Y175 chromosome 24, mChlSab1.0.hap1, whole genome shotgun sequence DNA contains the following:
- the GPR65 gene encoding psychosine receptor, producing MNSTCIEEQHDLDHYLFPIVYIFVIIVSIPANIGSLCVSFLQAKKESELGIYLFSLSLSDLLYALTLPLWIDYTWNKDNWTFSPALCKGSAFLMYMNFYSSTAFLTCIAIDRYLAVVYPLKFFFLRTRKFALMVSLSIWTLETIFNAVMLWEDETVVEYCDDKKSNFTLCYDRYPLEKWQINLNLFRTCTGYAVPLVTILICNRKVYQAVRHNKATENMEKKRIIKLLVSITVTFVLCFTPFHVMLLIRCILEHDVYFKDHSKSGKRTYTMYRITVALTSLNCVADPILYCFVTETGRYDMWNILKFCTERCNTSQRQRKRILSVSTKDTMELEVLE from the coding sequence atgaacagcacATGTATTGAAGAACAGCATGACCTGGATCACTATTTGTTTCCCATTGTTTACATCTTTGTGATTATAGTCAGCATTCCGGCCAATATTGgatctctgtgtgtgtctttcctGCAAGCAAAGAAGGAAAGTGAACTAGGAATTTACCTCTTCAGTTTGTCACTATCAGATTTGCTCTATGCATTAACTCTCCCTTTATGGATTGATTATACTTGGAATAAGGACAACTGGACTTTCTCTCCTGCCTTGTGCAAAGGCAGTGCTTTTCTCATGTACATGAATTTTTACAGCAGCACAGCATTCCTCACCTGCATTGCCATTGATCGGTATTTGGCTGTTGTCTACcctttgaagttttttttcctaAGGACAAGAAAATTTGCCCTCATGGTCAGCCTGTCCATCTGGACATTGGAAACCATCTTCAATGCCGTCATGTTGTGGGAAGATGAAACAGTTGTTGAATATTGCGATgacaaaaaatctaattttacttTATGCTATGACAGATACCCTTTAGAGAAATGGCAAATCAACCTCAACTTGTTCAGGACGTGTACAGGCTATGCAGTACCCTTGGTCACCATCCTGATCTGCAACCGGAAAGTCTACCAAGCTGTGCGGCACAATAAAGCCACAGAAAACATGGAGAAGAAGAGAATCATAAAACTACTGGTCAGCATCACAGTTACCTTTGTCTTATGCTTTACTCCCTTTCATGTGATGTTGCTGATTCGCTGCATTTTAGAGCATGATGTGTACTTCAAAGACCACAGCAAGTCTGGGAAGCGAACTTACACAATGTATAGAATCACGGTTGCATTAACAAGTTTAAATTGTGTTGCTGATCCAATTCTGTACTGTTTTGTAACCGAAACAGGAAGATATGATATGTGGAATATATTAAAATTCTGCACTGAGAGGTGTAATACatcacaaagacaaagaaaacgcATACTTTCTGTGTCTACAAAAGATACTATGGAATTAGAGGTCCTTGAGTAG